A genomic window from Caldicellulosiruptor kronotskyensis 2002 includes:
- a CDS encoding phosphoglucomutase/phosphomannomutase family protein, whose protein sequence is MIKFGTGGWRAIIGDDFTKENIQKVAQAVSIYMKEKGIDSDGIVLGYDRRFLSDKAARWFSEVLSANGIKVFFINKVAPTPLVMFTVKKLNTKFGATVTASHNPADYNGIKLFIEEGRDAPFEVTSEIETIANSLLSDSIKRLKFEKAIENGWIEIIDPFDDYIDAILSMIDIEAIKKRKLRILLDPMYGVSRTSLQTILITARCDVDTIHERHDTLFGGRLPSPTTSTLYRLKHLVVEKGYDLGIGTDGDADRVGIIDEIGNFIHPNDILVLLYYYFLKYKGWKGPVVRNLATTHLLDRIASSFGEKCYEVPVGFKYISAKMEETGAIIGGESSGGLTIKGHIKGKDGIFAATLLVELICKTGRKLSEILEEIHRIYGILYMVENDFSFEPEEKEKIWEILFDKKHLPDFPFEISNVSYIDGVKVYFKNGGWVLARFSGTEPLLRIYSEMEEKVHAEEVCKIFAEFLNLR, encoded by the coding sequence ATGATTAAGTTTGGGACAGGTGGATGGCGTGCCATAATAGGTGATGATTTTACAAAAGAAAACATTCAAAAGGTAGCTCAGGCAGTTAGCATTTATATGAAAGAAAAAGGCATTGATTCTGATGGAATTGTACTTGGCTATGATCGTCGTTTTCTTTCAGATAAAGCTGCTCGCTGGTTTTCTGAAGTGCTCTCTGCAAATGGGATAAAGGTTTTCTTTATTAACAAAGTTGCTCCCACACCCCTTGTAATGTTTACAGTCAAAAAGCTCAATACAAAATTTGGTGCAACAGTAACTGCAAGTCATAATCCTGCAGATTACAATGGTATAAAACTGTTTATAGAAGAAGGAAGAGATGCTCCTTTTGAGGTAACATCCGAAATTGAAACAATAGCAAATAGTTTGTTGAGTGATTCAATAAAACGTCTTAAATTTGAAAAGGCCATTGAGAATGGTTGGATAGAGATAATAGATCCATTTGATGATTATATAGATGCTATTCTTAGTATGATTGATATTGAAGCAATAAAAAAGCGAAAACTACGGATACTTCTTGACCCAATGTATGGAGTATCAAGGACTTCTCTGCAAACAATATTAATTACTGCAAGATGTGATGTAGATACTATCCACGAAAGGCACGACACCCTATTTGGCGGAAGATTGCCCTCACCCACAACCTCTACGCTCTATCGTTTAAAACATTTAGTTGTTGAAAAAGGATACGATTTAGGAATTGGAACAGATGGCGATGCCGACAGAGTAGGTATAATAGATGAAATAGGCAATTTTATTCATCCAAATGATATCTTGGTCTTGCTTTACTATTATTTCCTTAAGTACAAAGGTTGGAAAGGTCCGGTCGTTCGCAACTTAGCTACAACACACTTGCTTGACAGAATTGCAAGTTCGTTTGGTGAAAAATGTTATGAAGTACCAGTTGGCTTCAAGTATATTAGCGCAAAAATGGAAGAAACTGGTGCGATAATAGGTGGAGAGAGCAGTGGAGGACTAACAATCAAAGGACACATAAAAGGTAAAGATGGTATATTTGCAGCAACCTTGTTAGTAGAACTTATTTGTAAAACTGGCAGAAAACTATCTGAGATTCTTGAAGAAATACATCGAATATATGGGATACTGTATATGGTAGAAAATGATTTTTCTTTTGAGCCTGAAGAAAAAGAAAAAATCTGGGAAATACTTTTTGACAAAAAGCACCTTCCTGATTTCCCTTTTGAAATCTCTAATGTTAGCTATATTGACGGTGTAAAAGTATACTTTAAAAATGGTGGTTGGGTGTTAGCAAGATTTTCAGGGACAGAACCACTTCTCAGAATATATAGCGAAATGGAAGAAAAAGTTCATGCAGAAGAGGTGTGTAAGATATTTGCTGAGTTTTTAAATCTCAGATAA
- a CDS encoding GH36-type glycosyl hydrolase domain-containing protein, whose amino-acid sequence MKYGYFDNQNREYVIERPDIPVSWTNYLGVKDMCTVISHNAGGYSFYKTPQYHRITRFRQNGVSLDRPGHYVYLRDDETGDYWSISWQPVGKSLNIAKYICRHGLSYSKFICDYNNIHAEQWLFIPLDDAVEIWDVRVKNTGISRRKLSIFTYAEFSYHHIEIDNQNLQMSLYASGSSYKDGIIEYDFFYIPDMYHFFASNFEPDSFDCVRDIFIGNYRTETNPIAVEKGMCSNSEDLTGNHCASLHKRFVLEPGEEKRFIFMLGVGDRNKGREIKEKYSKFENVDNSFYELKKYWDDKLSVFQCTTPHEGLNTIINIWNLYQAETCVVWSRFASFIEVGGRTGLGYRDTAQDAMSIPHTNPQKCKQRIIELLKAQTSEGYGLHLFEPEWFEEEEMPKPKFKSPTIVPKPKKDSIIHGIEDACSDDALWLIPTISEYIKETGEIEFLDMVIPFADKGQASVYEHMKRIIDFTAKYVGPHGIAKGLRADWNDCLNLGDGESAMVSMLHYWALQSFIEIARYLRKKDDVEKYSALAENIKKVCNDVLWDGRWYLRGITANGLKIGSNECEEGKIYLESNAWAVVSGVADYERGISAMDAVYEYLFSKYGLHLLHPPYSKPNDEIGFVTRVYKGIKENGAIFSHANTWAWVAECKLGRGSRAMELYNALLPYNQNDIIEIRESEPYSYCQFVYGKYHKSFGKARHPWLTGTAGWAYHAVTHWILGIRPTFDGLVIDPCIPSNWDKFEMIRKFRGATYKITVLNPNRVEKGVKHITLNGKDLEENFVPVQPKGSINEVIVVMG is encoded by the coding sequence ATGAAATATGGGTACTTTGACAACCAAAATAGAGAATACGTAATTGAACGACCTGATATCCCCGTCTCCTGGACAAATTATCTGGGTGTCAAAGATATGTGCACAGTAATCTCACATAATGCAGGTGGCTATAGCTTCTATAAAACACCTCAATACCACAGAATAACAAGATTTAGACAAAATGGTGTGTCGCTTGACAGACCAGGACACTATGTTTACTTAAGAGATGATGAAACAGGAGATTATTGGAGTATTTCATGGCAACCAGTGGGAAAAAGCTTGAACATTGCTAAATATATTTGCAGACACGGTCTTTCCTATTCTAAGTTTATCTGCGATTACAATAATATTCATGCTGAGCAGTGGCTTTTTATACCTCTTGATGATGCAGTTGAAATTTGGGATGTTAGAGTAAAAAATACGGGAATTAGCAGAAGAAAGCTTAGCATTTTTACTTATGCTGAGTTTTCATATCACCATATAGAAATTGACAATCAAAATCTTCAGATGAGTCTTTATGCAAGTGGTTCAAGTTACAAAGATGGTATTATAGAATACGACTTTTTCTATATACCCGACATGTACCACTTCTTTGCTTCTAACTTTGAACCTGATAGTTTTGATTGTGTAAGAGATATATTCATAGGCAATTACAGAACAGAAACAAACCCAATTGCTGTTGAAAAAGGTATGTGTTCAAACAGTGAAGATCTGACAGGAAATCACTGTGCTTCTCTTCACAAGAGATTTGTATTAGAACCAGGTGAAGAAAAAAGATTTATCTTCATGCTGGGCGTTGGGGATAGAAATAAAGGCAGAGAAATCAAGGAAAAATATAGTAAGTTTGAAAATGTCGACAATAGCTTTTATGAACTCAAAAAATACTGGGACGATAAACTTTCTGTTTTTCAGTGCACAACACCTCATGAGGGCTTGAATACAATAATAAACATTTGGAATTTATATCAAGCCGAAACATGTGTTGTATGGTCAAGGTTTGCATCTTTTATAGAAGTTGGTGGAAGGACAGGACTTGGATATAGAGACACTGCTCAAGATGCAATGTCAATTCCTCATACAAATCCTCAAAAGTGCAAGCAAAGAATTATTGAATTATTAAAAGCACAGACAAGTGAGGGTTACGGTTTGCATCTTTTTGAACCGGAATGGTTTGAAGAGGAAGAGATGCCAAAACCAAAATTTAAGTCTCCAACCATAGTGCCCAAACCCAAAAAAGATAGTATAATCCATGGAATTGAAGATGCCTGCTCAGACGATGCGCTGTGGCTTATTCCCACAATAAGTGAATATATAAAAGAAACTGGCGAAATTGAATTTCTTGATATGGTAATTCCTTTTGCCGATAAAGGCCAAGCTTCAGTTTATGAACACATGAAACGAATTATTGATTTTACAGCAAAATATGTAGGGCCACATGGAATAGCCAAGGGATTGAGAGCTGATTGGAACGACTGCCTAAACCTTGGCGATGGTGAAAGTGCAATGGTCTCTATGCTTCATTACTGGGCTTTGCAATCTTTTATTGAGATTGCCAGATATCTTAGAAAAAAAGATGATGTCGAAAAATATTCGGCCTTAGCAGAAAATATTAAAAAAGTATGCAATGATGTTCTATGGGATGGTAGATGGTATTTACGTGGAATAACAGCAAATGGCTTAAAAATTGGTAGTAATGAATGCGAAGAAGGAAAAATTTATTTAGAATCAAATGCATGGGCAGTAGTATCAGGTGTTGCAGACTATGAGCGGGGAATATCAGCAATGGATGCTGTATATGAATATCTTTTTTCTAAATATGGTCTGCATCTTTTACATCCTCCATACTCAAAACCAAATGATGAGATTGGTTTTGTAACAAGAGTTTACAAAGGAATTAAAGAAAATGGGGCAATTTTTAGCCATGCAAATACATGGGCATGGGTTGCCGAATGCAAGCTTGGCCGGGGCTCAAGAGCAATGGAGCTTTATAATGCGCTCCTTCCTTACAATCAAAATGACATCATCGAAATTCGTGAGTCCGAACCATATAGCTACTGTCAATTTGTTTACGGAAAATATCATAAATCTTTTGGCAAAGCAAGACATCCTTGGCTTACTGGAACAGCTGGATGGGCTTATCATGCAGTTACACATTGGATTCTGGGTATAAGGCCAACCTTCGACGGTCTTGTTATTGACCCATGTATACCAAGCAATTGGGACAAATTTGAGATGATTAGAAAATTCAGAGGAGCAACTTATAAGATTACTGTGCTTAATCCAAATAGAGTAGAAAAAGGAGTAAAGCATATTACATTAAATGGCAAAGATCTTGAAGAAAATTTTGTTCCTGTTCAGCCCAAGGGTAGTATAAATGAAGTTATAGTAGTAATGGGGTAA
- a CDS encoding GNAT family N-acetyltransferase yields MVFRTLNESELEKWFYHCASVFGENQNLDFWLDYFKRHYFNDPFRDINSIFVAADGSSIASTVRLFYRKIYFHGEEITVGGIGEVSTKHEYRGMGLASKLLCMAVDTMRKKRLCISILFASLHNFYGKFGYKVLPREFCLVDRDTFQKYYESKTTQIGEIKEINLSDNNVEIIDEIYNLYSTNFNGPVVRNREYWLGWVKLEPKTSLGYFVEGRLAAYLFYRKNGKEINILEYGCSDSSNKEIPLMEFIKFIINNENAEAIKYPKAIGLELTGCTEYKDNSLMLNLITPFKLEGLLVDSTEKLISILTREPNKFLFWGTDNF; encoded by the coding sequence ATGGTATTTAGAACCTTAAATGAATCAGAACTTGAAAAATGGTTTTACCACTGTGCAAGTGTTTTTGGAGAAAATCAAAATTTAGATTTTTGGCTTGATTATTTTAAAAGGCATTATTTCAATGATCCTTTCAGAGATATTAACAGCATTTTTGTTGCAGCAGACGGCAGCAGCATAGCAAGTACAGTAAGATTATTTTACAGAAAGATATACTTTCATGGGGAAGAAATAACAGTTGGTGGAATAGGAGAGGTAAGTACAAAACATGAGTACAGAGGAATGGGGCTTGCATCAAAGTTACTTTGCATGGCTGTAGATACAATGAGGAAAAAAAGACTTTGCATTTCTATTTTGTTTGCATCCTTACATAATTTTTATGGTAAGTTTGGCTATAAAGTATTGCCGCGCGAATTTTGTTTGGTTGACAGAGATACCTTTCAAAAATATTATGAATCTAAGACTACTCAAATAGGGGAAATAAAAGAAATAAATTTGTCAGACAATAATGTCGAAATTATAGATGAAATCTACAATCTATACTCAACTAATTTTAATGGCCCTGTTGTTAGGAACAGGGAATATTGGCTTGGATGGGTTAAGCTTGAACCCAAAACAAGTTTAGGATACTTTGTTGAGGGGAGATTGGCTGCATATTTGTTTTATAGAAAAAATGGCAAAGAAATAAATATACTGGAATATGGCTGCTCTGACTCCTCAAACAAAGAGATACCTTTGATGGAGTTTATAAAATTTATTATAAACAATGAAAATGCAGAAGCAATTAAATATCCAAAGGCAATTGGCCTTGAGCTTACTGGATGTACTGAGTATAAAGACAATAGTTTGATGTTAAATCTTATTACTCCTTTCAAGCTGGAAGGCTTACTTGTTGATTCAACCGAAAAATTGATAAGTATCCTGACAAGAGAGCCAAATAAATTTCTGTTTTGGGGCACTGATAATTTTTAA
- a CDS encoding beta-N-acetylhexosaminidase, protein MFKIVPKPKKLDFTGKWFEFNGFENIPDFISREFSIPKGSWKIEIVERPGTGISIEDKKVKVWGNVNVAYATLVQLLIQRRDALPQVTVEEEFRFYFRGFHLDIARGGVPSFSTFKNILRWLFLLKYNYFAIYFEDLFPWEKHPKIGAGRGRLTKEELKEIIEYGKNLGIEVFPSLELTGHMENILSIPEYSKYSEWYLPREGCLDLSSEEAKKFAYELLEEVLEFFPSKYVHIGGDETWALGRGKSLEKNWAFEGPKLYEEHHKNMIDMVEKYRKIPIMWADMLTGMFLRPDERKVWEKLLQSDIWQRTILANWDYAAMPKEHFINRIESLGKNYQSNQIVCPGFSNWNRFYPDFEVAIENIKNFIEAAKTKGIQGFLVTSWGDDGQECLFSFLYPLFVATIELAEGDGDWEKSFIILSGENEKLFDVRKVFGTSKIASNIKGLLYGSKEVVQMGTSEKQGLKRCFEEALQKAIGANLPEDLAFIRQAIRVAIKRLENTVTAGDLIELGSYYCRLWRKERKKEGLDRIVGRFWAAAGRDDLGL, encoded by the coding sequence ATGTTTAAAATTGTTCCAAAGCCTAAAAAACTTGATTTTACAGGGAAATGGTTTGAGTTCAATGGTTTTGAAAACATTCCAGATTTCATTTCAAGAGAGTTTTCAATACCAAAAGGCTCATGGAAGATAGAGATTGTCGAAAGACCTGGAACAGGTATTTCAATAGAGGACAAAAAAGTAAAGGTCTGGGGAAATGTTAATGTTGCTTATGCCACCTTAGTTCAGCTCTTAATTCAAAGAAGAGATGCACTGCCGCAAGTCACAGTAGAAGAGGAATTTAGATTTTATTTTAGAGGCTTTCATCTTGATATTGCGAGGGGCGGAGTGCCCAGTTTTTCAACTTTTAAAAACATATTGAGATGGCTATTTTTGCTCAAATATAACTACTTTGCAATATACTTTGAAGATCTTTTTCCATGGGAAAAACATCCTAAGATAGGGGCAGGTAGAGGAAGATTAACAAAAGAGGAGTTAAAAGAAATTATAGAGTACGGCAAAAATCTTGGAATAGAAGTATTTCCATCCTTAGAGTTAACAGGTCACATGGAGAATATTTTATCAATTCCAGAGTACTCTAAATATAGTGAATGGTATTTACCAAGAGAAGGATGCCTTGACTTGTCGAGTGAAGAAGCAAAAAAATTCGCTTATGAACTTTTAGAAGAAGTATTAGAGTTTTTCCCATCTAAGTACGTTCACATCGGCGGGGATGAGACATGGGCACTCGGCAGAGGAAAAAGCTTGGAAAAGAATTGGGCATTTGAAGGGCCAAAGCTATATGAAGAACATCACAAAAACATGATAGATATGGTAGAAAAATACAGAAAGATTCCTATCATGTGGGCAGATATGCTAACAGGTATGTTTCTGAGGCCTGATGAAAGGAAGGTATGGGAGAAACTTTTGCAAAGCGATATATGGCAAAGGACAATTTTAGCCAACTGGGACTATGCAGCAATGCCCAAGGAGCATTTTATAAACAGGATTGAAAGTCTTGGAAAGAATTACCAATCAAATCAGATAGTGTGTCCGGGTTTTTCTAATTGGAACAGGTTTTATCCTGACTTTGAAGTAGCAATTGAGAACATAAAAAATTTTATTGAGGCTGCTAAGACAAAAGGCATTCAAGGCTTTTTGGTGACATCCTGGGGTGATGATGGTCAGGAGTGTTTGTTTAGTTTTTTATATCCGCTTTTTGTTGCTACAATTGAGCTTGCTGAAGGTGATGGGGATTGGGAGAAAAGTTTTATTATTCTTTCTGGTGAAAATGAAAAACTGTTTGATGTGCGAAAAGTCTTTGGTACGTCGAAAATTGCAAGTAATATAAAAGGTCTATTGTATGGAAGCAAAGAGGTTGTGCAAATGGGGACTTCTGAGAAACAAGGGTTAAAAAGGTGTTTTGAAGAAGCTTTGCAAAAGGCTATTGGTGCAAATCTTCCTGAAGATTTAGCATTTATCCGGCAGGCTATAAGAGTAGCGATAAAAAGGCTTGAGAATACAGTGACAGCAGGTGATTTAATTGAGCTTGGAAGTTATTACTGCAGGCTGTGGCGTAAAGAGAGGAAAAAGGAAGGGCTTGATAGGATTGTTGGAAGGTTTTGGGCAGCAGCTGGCAGAGATGATTTGGGATTGTAA
- the nagA gene encoding N-acetylglucosamine-6-phosphate deacetylase, with translation MRKKFLVKKIFNGYSFIRDNVLVVEDGIILGTQNGIDIGKDEIIDRRDFILSPGFVDKHTHGIGGVDFFDTTENDLKTIQNYYFKHGVTTILPTIVSAPFENIYKLARAIKEAKKDPNFKLNIPGIFLEGPFINPAKKGAHDERFLQMPTVEKLEELISNCEEKIIDIALAPELLDNPNKFISKAIEHKINISLGHTESSFEQAAKAHTLGAKNIVHLFNAMPQLHHRQNSITTYALLNDIKVELICDLIHLSPEIIKLTYKLKGAENIILISDSIAATDLSDGEYSLGSLRVKVENGICKLADGTIAGSTLTIDKAVKNLVKIGIRLEDALMAATYNPSKLFSLECATIKEGFRADFVLMDEDLNVKEVYVGGELVYKA, from the coding sequence ATGAGAAAAAAGTTTTTAGTCAAAAAGATTTTCAATGGATATTCGTTCATCAGAGACAATGTCTTGGTTGTAGAAGATGGAATAATTCTGGGAACGCAAAATGGAATTGATATTGGAAAAGATGAGATTATAGACAGAAGAGATTTTATTTTATCACCTGGATTTGTTGACAAACACACACATGGTATTGGTGGAGTTGATTTTTTTGATACTACAGAGAATGATTTAAAAACAATCCAAAACTACTATTTTAAACATGGTGTTACAACTATACTGCCAACAATTGTATCAGCACCGTTTGAAAACATATATAAGCTTGCAAGAGCTATCAAAGAGGCAAAGAAAGACCCAAATTTTAAGCTAAACATCCCCGGGATATTCTTAGAGGGGCCATTTATAAACCCTGCCAAAAAAGGTGCACATGATGAGAGGTTTTTGCAAATGCCGACAGTTGAGAAATTAGAGGAATTGATTTCTAACTGTGAAGAAAAAATTATTGACATTGCGCTTGCACCAGAACTACTTGACAATCCCAATAAGTTTATCTCAAAGGCTATCGAACATAAAATCAATATCTCTCTTGGTCACACAGAAAGCAGTTTTGAACAGGCAGCAAAAGCACACACGCTTGGTGCCAAAAATATTGTTCACCTTTTTAACGCAATGCCACAGCTACATCACAGACAGAATTCTATTACAACTTATGCGCTTTTGAATGATATAAAAGTAGAGCTAATTTGCGACCTTATTCACCTTTCACCTGAGATTATTAAACTAACATACAAGCTGAAAGGTGCAGAGAACATTATACTAATCAGTGATTCTATTGCTGCAACAGACCTTAGTGATGGTGAATACAGTTTAGGAAGCCTTAGAGTAAAAGTTGAAAATGGAATTTGTAAATTAGCAGACGGTACCATCGCTGGCAGCACATTGACAATTGATAAGGCAGTGAAGAACCTGGTAAAAATCGGAATTAGATTAGAAGATGCTCTCATGGCAGCAACTTACAATCCATCAAAACTTTTTTCACTTGAGTGCGCTACGATAAAAGAAGGCTTTAGGGCAGATTTTGTATTGATGGATGAGGATTTAAATGTAAAAGAGGTATATGTTGGGGGAGAGCTTGTATATAAGGCCTGA
- a CDS encoding response regulator, whose amino-acid sequence MIKLFIADDEPEVIEGISTLVDWRGNGIEIIGFATNGEEALEKIRELCPDIVLIDIKMPKLDGLQVIENAKKEGYIFESVILSGYDDFYFAQKALELRSLNYLLKPCRPKEVLDAVLKAKNVLEKEREKETLINRFIEYYNETLPILKERILNEVIFGIRSKEEIEKLFERYNIKLSSGKYCIALAKFDIENVSNTYPTSFVKQEAYTLACVNLIQEELEDFRAEVFRGRNEIVILINSDFEFDREMMDDILTKVKKIVDKKLGLKLYFGVSRWIDKIEKINFCYEQALNALELKFFADDIDILYYDDICLNKNTLLYPIDEEKAIINSLLLCQKDTIKEKVENFINSLYAINTFNKWFIKSAVLALLGSIIKVCHEKCIDLNDVVNSKVFENILKTEKKELLKASLLSFLNATADKIEQSENKNLIVKAAINFIEKNYNKNITLESVAKEVYVTPAYLSILFKRELKINFVDYLHKIRIQKAQELLKNPSLKTYQVANMVGFSDEKYFSQVFKKYTGLTPSQFRESLF is encoded by the coding sequence ATGATTAAACTTTTTATAGCCGATGATGAACCGGAAGTAATTGAAGGCATCTCAACTCTTGTTGACTGGAGAGGTAACGGCATTGAGATTATTGGATTTGCAACAAATGGTGAAGAGGCACTTGAGAAAATCAGAGAGCTTTGTCCTGACATTGTTTTGATAGATATCAAAATGCCAAAGCTTGATGGACTTCAAGTAATTGAAAATGCCAAAAAAGAAGGATATATATTTGAAAGTGTAATCTTAAGCGGGTATGATGACTTTTACTTCGCCCAAAAAGCACTTGAGTTAAGGAGCCTGAATTATTTGCTAAAGCCCTGCAGACCGAAAGAAGTCTTAGATGCAGTGCTGAAGGCCAAAAACGTTCTTGAAAAAGAAAGGGAAAAAGAAACCCTGATAAACAGATTCATAGAATATTACAATGAAACTTTGCCAATTTTAAAAGAGAGAATCTTAAATGAGGTTATATTTGGCATCCGAAGCAAGGAAGAGATAGAAAAGCTCTTTGAAAGGTACAATATAAAACTTTCATCTGGAAAATATTGCATTGCTCTTGCCAAATTTGATATTGAAAATGTATCCAATACTTATCCAACTTCTTTTGTAAAACAAGAAGCGTACACTCTTGCGTGCGTGAATTTAATTCAAGAAGAATTAGAAGACTTTAGAGCAGAAGTTTTCAGAGGTAGAAATGAAATAGTCATATTAATTAATTCTGACTTTGAATTTGATAGAGAAATGATGGATGATATTCTTACAAAAGTTAAAAAAATTGTTGATAAAAAACTTGGACTGAAACTTTACTTTGGAGTTAGCAGGTGGATTGATAAAATTGAAAAAATTAACTTCTGTTATGAACAAGCTTTAAATGCTTTAGAGCTCAAATTCTTTGCAGATGATATTGACATATTATACTATGATGATATTTGCCTTAACAAAAATACCCTACTTTACCCAATCGATGAGGAAAAAGCAATAATAAATAGCCTCTTGCTATGCCAAAAAGATACTATTAAAGAAAAAGTTGAAAACTTTATAAATTCATTGTATGCCATCAATACATTCAACAAATGGTTTATAAAGTCAGCCGTTTTGGCACTACTGGGCAGCATCATCAAAGTCTGCCATGAAAAATGTATTGATTTAAATGACGTAGTAAATAGCAAGGTTTTTGAAAACATTTTAAAAACTGAGAAAAAAGAACTGCTTAAAGCATCGCTACTTAGCTTTTTAAATGCAACAGCAGACAAAATTGAGCAGAGTGAAAACAAAAATCTAATCGTTAAAGCAGCTATTAATTTCATTGAAAAAAACTATAACAAAAACATCACATTAGAAAGTGTTGCAAAAGAGGTATATGTAACACCTGCGTATTTGAGCATTCTATTTAAAAGGGAATTGAAGATTAATTTTGTTGATTACCTGCACAAAATTAGAATTCAAAAAGCTCAGGAACTTTTGAAAAACCCCAGCTTAAAAACATATCAGGTTGCAAATATGGTTGGTTTTTCTGATGAGAAGTATTTTTCTCAAGTGTTCAAAAAGTATACCGGGCTTACACCAAGTCAGTTCAGGGAGAGTTTGTTTTGA